DNA from Larimichthys crocea isolate SSNF chromosome XIII, L_crocea_2.0, whole genome shotgun sequence:
TAAATATATTCTGTGTATCTTGGTTTATATATAGTTCTGTGTGGCTCTGTTTGTCATGATGCATGAGAGATGAGTACATCTCCTAGTAAAATTAGGACATGAAACACATGCGAGCGCCTGTGTAGGAACATATCCACAAAAAGATaaagagatgcacacacacacacacacacacaggaataatTCATCAATATTGTTTCCATTAGCAAACTGGAGAAGGAAGACACTGCACCATAATTAGGGAGCGCTGCGGAGCTGCAAGCTCATCTCCTCGAGCAGCAAATCAAGAtgaacacactcactctctctctttctctctcgcgTACAGTTTTTGCATGACCTCTCTTGGTTAACAGATGCTTAATGACCACAGATGACTCGTGAATAACGTTCAGTTATATcatcaaagacaaaaggaaaaaagaaaaagaaaaagaaaagcaccaaATGTTGGGGGCAGGGCAGGAGAATCCGGTGACAGTTTACATAAGGTCTCCTGTCACAGCGCTGTCATGCTGCTGATGTCAAAAGACAGGGAGAcggtggaggagaaagagggatgaAATGACCGGAACATGACACAGAAGTGACCGTTTGGCACCACATGAGAAAACGGCGATTCTAATCTGGGTGGAAAACTGAAAAGTTTAAACGATTATAGCCTGGAGTGCATTTAGAGATGCATCCATTTACAtcgcagagctgctgctgctgctgttgctgcagtgCACTGAAGATGTGAAAAACAGATCTGACAGGATTACATAATCCAGTCAGTCTAAATCACTGAGGACGGCTGGTAGGTAGGTAGGCAACCTGCTGTCTCTATTTCTTCATCTGTCTATTCTatccatcatcacatcacatgtgtTGAAAcaactgtcttcttttttttttttacaataatctGATAATAGTACAGATATTGTGAGACTGCGTTGGGAGAGCCTGTATCTCATGGCAGCAAGTCTTTGTTGTCAGAGGATGCTGATTTATGGAGgcaataaaaagagagagagagcagacccAGACTGCAGAGAAGATCTTGCATCAGAGAGATACTGAGGGTCGCACTGCATGAAATGGCCGCCGTAAAGTCACATAAAGATTAATAATATTCACAATCATGGGTTTGCTCatagcagagaggagggagggaggagggagggggggactACAGGCCTGTGGTATCACAGCACACCTACAGTTCACACTGAGCATAGAAGATGTTATAAATAGACTAAACGTATAGCAAAAGCATCACTTTGACTGAGTGACTATTAAATGTGTAAGCATCTCCCACTGGTCACTTTGACTGAGTGACTATTAAATGTGTAAGCATCTCCCACTGGGGTTTATTTCATATTGtatgctttttttccctccctttaTCACTCTAATTCAATCACTGTAAGTTGACCTAAAGGCTAAGAACACATGGTCATAATTCCTTAATCTTATTTAAAGTATTacatgtttaaacattcatatCAGACTTGAAGCCTCGCTATGATTcgcaaaaaaagcaaaacaacaaaaaacgtTTTACGCGTTAATTACGCATGAATGCCTAATGGGACTGCTCATATCCAATACGTCATGGCTGAAAATAAACCTACTAGAGATGATGATGGTTGATGATATTCCATGCAAGGACCCCTCAACCCACCAGCCCACTCCTCCCCTCACCTGTCCTTTTACGAGGCTGGCCGCAAACTGCCTCATGACCGCCTCCACCGTGTAGGCGCTGGACCATCCGCGGGGGGTCAACAGCTCCATGCATATGGCCCCACCGTCCAGCACGTAGCCGTTCTCCAACCGGGGCGTCAGGACCCGCATGAAAGGCGGCGAGAAGGGGAAATTATCTGGAAAGGTGACGTTGAGCAGTATGAACTCGGTGCTGGTCTCCTTCATGTCCTGCCACAGCGCCGAGTCCTTGTCCACCTGGTGCAGCTTGACGTTCCAGTCATACAGGTtgtcctccaccagctccaccgTGATGAAGTTGTCCCCTAACCTCCTGATCTCCTGTAGCTCCTTCATCAGCCTCCGCGTCCGGACCTGGGTGCAGTGTTGCCGGTGAGGCGCCAGCGGTGGTATCGAGGAGGCACTGGTCGCTttactccctcctcctcctccacctcctcctcctcccgtctGCTGCTTCTCCTTTGCATCCTTGCCCTGCTTATCCTTGCCGGACGGCTTGTCCTTGCCGAGCTGGTCCAGCTTCCTCGCCTTAATCTCCGGAGTGCTCAGGATGTTGGTTTCGTTGGCGGTCTGACAGTGTTTGTTGGCGTTATTTTTCTGGTTCCCTTTGGTCCCCTTTAGCGAACCCTGATGGTGCTTTGGGTCCTCGGTGTCTCGGTCGTGCAGGCGGATCAGACCGATCTT
Protein-coding regions in this window:
- the ube2ql1 gene encoding ubiquitin-conjugating enzyme E2Q-like protein 1; this encodes MATLLRKIGLIRLHDRDTEDPKHHQGSLKGTKGNQKNNANKHCQTANETNILSTPEIKARKLDQLGKDKPSGKDKQGKDAKEKQQTGGGGGGGGGGSKATSASSIPPLAPHRQHCTQVRTRRLMKELQEIRRLGDNFITVELVEDNLYDWNVKLHQVDKDSALWQDMKETSTEFILLNVTFPDNFPFSPPFMRVLTPRLENGYVLDGGAICMELLTPRGWSSAYTVEAVMRQFAASLVKGQGRICRKSGKSKKAFSRKEAEATFKSLVKTHEKYGWVSPPVSDG